CCAAGCGCATCATCCCTCACACAGGTAATGGAATCTCATGAAGCGAAGCCTCGTTTCGTTCTTGCGTGACCCCGACTCGGGCGAGCGCCTCAGCTTGACGAATGCGCCCGATGGCGATGAAATCGATGCCGGCATTTTGAAGTCCGAATCGGGGGCGGAATACCGGATTTCCGGTGGCGTTCCCGGCATGGTGCGCGAAGACAAGTTTGCCGAGGGGCAAAAGGAGACGGTCGAGAGTTTTTCCTGGAAATGGGAAAAGGCGAAACATTACCGCAAGACGACCGAAGGCCATTACGTCAAGTGGTATCTCGATCGTTATGGATTCGGCACCGAGGAAAACCTGGCGAAGCTGCTCGAGGGCAAAAAGAACATTCTCGACGCGGGCACGGCGCATGGTCGTGACGCAGAGATGTACGTACGCAATTCGAAAGCCACGGTGTTCGGCATCGACATCAGTTACGGCATTCGCAATGCGTATCGGGACATCGGGCATTTGCCGTCGCTGCACCTGGTCCAGGCCGACTTGACGCGCCTGCCTTTCCCCGAAAACTTCTTCGATTTCATCGGCTGCGATCAAGTCATTCACCACACGCCGAATACGCGCACGTCGCTCGGGCATCTCGTGACGCGCCTCGCTCCGGGTGGTCATATTGCGTTTTACGTGTACAAGAAAAAAGGCCCCGTGCGTGAATTCTGCGACGATCACATTCGCGCCCAAACGGTGCACATGTCGCCCGAAGAATGCATGAAGGTTTCCGAGGCCATCACGAAACTCGGCAAAGCCCTTTCGGACCTCAAGGTCACCGTGGACGTGCCCGAAGACATTCCGATTTTGGGCATCAAAGCCGGCAAGCAGGACATCCAGCGTTTCATTTACTGGAACATGTTCAAGTGCTACTGGAACGACACGATGGATTGGGACGCCAACGTGATCACCAATTTCGATTGGTATCACCCGCTGCACGCGCACCGGCATACGCTGGAAGAAGTGAAGCAATGGTGTGCCGAGCTTGGCCTCGAAATTCAGCACGTCGACGTGCAGGAATCGGGCATCAGCACGCTGGCAAAGAAATCCGCGTAAG
The Polyangiaceae bacterium genome window above contains:
- a CDS encoding class I SAM-dependent methyltransferase; its protein translation is MKRSLVSFLRDPDSGERLSLTNAPDGDEIDAGILKSESGAEYRISGGVPGMVREDKFAEGQKETVESFSWKWEKAKHYRKTTEGHYVKWYLDRYGFGTEENLAKLLEGKKNILDAGTAHGRDAEMYVRNSKATVFGIDISYGIRNAYRDIGHLPSLHLVQADLTRLPFPENFFDFIGCDQVIHHTPNTRTSLGHLVTRLAPGGHIAFYVYKKKGPVREFCDDHIRAQTVHMSPEECMKVSEAITKLGKALSDLKVTVDVPEDIPILGIKAGKQDIQRFIYWNMFKCYWNDTMDWDANVITNFDWYHPLHAHRHTLEEVKQWCAELGLEIQHVDVQESGISTLAKKSA